One genomic region from Phocoena sinus isolate mPhoSin1 chromosome 3, mPhoSin1.pri, whole genome shotgun sequence encodes:
- the FNDC9 gene encoding fibronectin type III domain-containing protein 9, with the protein MNIEVGNVSYTGAIISWSSSEPCLEDYYHIMYRPNWNSIFSGYLRYSFHHEEKVPRTISSVVLEHLTPSTLYFLCISCKKILFPYRHYCTMFHTLDKSPLAAGSSLVDPQISLWVLMAILLACFTAVLAFICLQFWCIRCHEPRWSYRAGLMEEANGLVRWPEEAPGLGQGEEDLQGLPLVEVPRKNSGADAEPEAAAAAEEQDAPDVGALKREGGVHPAALPHFGE; encoded by the coding sequence ATGAACATCGAGGTTGGGAACGTTTCTTATACGGGAGCCATCATTTCCTGGTCGTCCTCGGAGCCCTGCCTGGAGGACTATTACCATATTATGTATAGGCCCAATTGGAACAGCATCTTCTCTGGCTATCTTCGCTACAGCTTCCACCACGAGGAGAAGGTGCCTCGAACAATCAGCTCCGTGGTGCTGGAACACCTCACCCCTTCCACTCTCTACTTCCTGTGCATCAGCTGCAAGAAGATCCTCTTCCCCTACAGGCACTACTGCACCATGTTCCACACCCTGGATAAGAGTCCACTGGCTGCTGGAAGTTCCCTGGTGGACCCCCAGATCTCCCTTTGggtgctgatggccattctgctgGCCTGCTTCACAGCAGTCTTAGCCTTCATCTGCCTCCAGTTCTGGTGTATCCGTTGCCATGAGCCTCGATGGTCCTACAGAGCCGGCCTCATGGAGGAAGCCAACGGCCTGGTGAGATGGCCAGAGGAGGCCCCGGGTCTGGGTCAGGGGGAGGAAGACCTGCAGGGGCTCCCCCTGGTGGAAGTGCCACGCAAGAACTCCGGAGCTGACGCGGAACCAGAAGCCGCAGCCGCAGCGGAGGAACAGGATGCCCCCGACGTGGGTGCCCTGAAGAGGGAGGGCGGTGTTCATCCTGCCGCACTGCCTCATTTTGGGGAGTga